AAAGCCAAAGGCATCAATGTGGTTTGCGTGGTGCGCCGCGAAAGCGCAATTGCAGGATTGAAAGATCTGGGCGCAGATGTGGTGTTGGTCGACAGCCCTGATTTGGCGCGGGACGTCAAAGCCGCCACAGGCGCCAAGATGAAGCTGGCGGTGGATGCGGTGGCGGGCAAAACCGCTGGCCGCCTTGCAGACACGCTGGAGCCGGGCGGAACCTTGGTGAATTACGGCGGCATGTCCAACGAGGACAGCGCGATTGGAGCTGCGGCGCTTATTTTCAACAACATCACAGTGCGCGGCTTTTGGTTGGTCACATGGATGAACGCGGCGGACAAGGCGACACGCGCGGCGCTTTATGCAGATCTGGCGGGCCAGATTGCCAAGGGTACGCTTTATGCGCCCATCGACAAACATTTCACCCTCGATGAAATTGCCGAAGCGGCGAAATATTCCTGGGCGGGCGAGCGGAACGGCAAGGTGATGATCGCGCCAAACGGCGTCTGATTTCATCATGGCGGCGGGCGGCGGCAAGGAGTAGGGTGCGGCCCAAACACCCCAAACCGGAGCCTGCCGCCCATGTCTTTTTCCCTCGCCACCTGGAACATCAACTCCGTTCGCCTGCGCGAACCTCTGGTGCTGCGCTTGCTGAAAGAACACGGGCCAGATGTATTGTGCTTGCAGGAATGCAAAAGCCCGGTGGACAAGATCCCGACTGAGGCTTTTCACGCGGCGGGCTATACCCACATGGTTGCGCGCGGGCAAAAGGGCTATAACGGCGTGGCAATCCTGTCCCGCTTGCCGTTGGAAGATGTCGGTGATCGCGATTTTGCCGCGCTTGGCCATGCCCGCCATGTAGCGGCCAAGCTGGAGAACGGCACGACCATCCACAACTTCTATGTGCCTGCGGGCGGTGACAAGCCGGACCGCGAGATCAACGAAAAGTTTGGTCAAAAGCTGGATTACCTGTCCGAGATGCGCGACTGGTTCCATGCGGAAAATCCAGAAAAATCCATCATGGTCGGCGATCTGAACATTGCCCCGCGTGAGGATGATGTCTGGGACCACAAAAAACTGCTCAAGGTGGTGAGCCACACTCCGGTTGAGGTTGAGGCACTTGCCGAGACCCAAGATGCAGGCAAATGGGTGGACATCACACGACAGGATATTCCGCAAGGCAATCTGTATAGCTGGTGGTCTTATCGCTCTCCCGATTGGGATGCCGCCGATAAGGGCCGCAGGCTCGATCATATCTGGGCGACACAAGACATTTCGAACGCCGGTCACTCCAGTCATGTTGTGCGCGATGTCCGCGGATGGCAACAACCCAGCGACCACGCCCCGGTTTTTGCGACCTTTGACCTTTGAATCTGCGCCAACTGCCTACATATAGGCACCAAACGCGCAACGCGAGGAATTGAAAATGATGGAACTGAACCTGTCGGGTGCGCCCGATGCCGATTTGATCAAAGACAGCGACGAAGCGTCGTTCATGCAAGACGTGGTCGAGGCGTCGCAGACGACCCCGATCGTTGTAGATTTCTGGGCGCCATGGTGCGGCCCCTGCAAGACCCTTGGTCCACAGCTTGAAGCGGCAGTGAAAGCTGCAAAGGGCGCGGTCAAGATGGTCAAGGTCAACGTTGACGAAGCTCAGATGATCGCCGGTCAGTTGCAGATCCAATCCATTCCAACCGTTTATGCCTTTCACAAAGGTCAGCCGATTGATGGCTTTCAAGGTGCCCAGCCCGAGTCCGAGATCAAGGCCTTTATCGACCGCGTCGTGAAAGCCGCGGGCGGCGAAGCGCCGGGCGAGCAACTGGACGAAGCGGTCGCCGCCGCAGAGGAAATGCTGGCCGAAGGCGCAGCTTCGGATGCGGCGCAGACCTTTGCCGCCATCCTTGGCGAAGACCCGCTGCACGCGGCCGCTTATGGCGGCATGGTGCGGTCCTATCTGGCGCTGGATGATCTTGATCACGCCGAAGCCCTGCTGAATGGTGCGCCGATCGAAATCTCCAAAGCGCCGGAACTCGAAGCCGCCCATGCCCAGCTTGAATTGGCACGGCAGGCCGCTGATGCCGGTCCCGTGGCCGAATTGACTGCTGCTGTCGAAGCCAATCCAGAGGACAATCATGCACGGTTTGATCTGGCGCAGGCGCTTTATGCCAATGGCGATGCCGAAGGGGCGGTGGATCATCTGCTCGACATCTTCAAGCGGGATCGGGAATGGAACGATAGCGCCGCCAAGACACAGCTGTTCACCATTTTCGACGCGCTGAAACCGAATGATCCGGTGGTTCTCAACGGGCGGCGCAAGCTTAGCTCAATGATATTTGCCTGATTGGCTTGGCGGGCTAGATCGTTGTCCATGATAAAGCCAACCGAATTGCCCGACACAATTGCGATTTTTCCGCTGGCGGGGGCGTTGCTTTTGCCGCGGTCGCGGTTGCCGCTGCACATCTTTGAACCGCGGTATCTTCAGATGATATCCGATGCGCTCAAGACTGATGGCCGGCTCATTGGCATGGTGCAACCCAACGAGGTGCCCGGCCGGGAAGGGCCGGGTTTGCAGACCATCGGCTGTGCGGGTCGGATTACACAGTTTTCCGAAACCGAAGACGGGCGGTACATGATCACCCTCGGCGGTGTCTCGCGGTTTCGCGTGATACAAGAGGTTGAGGGGTTCACGCCCTATCGTCGCTGCGATGTCAGCTGGGATGGGTTTGGCCGGGATCTGGGCAAAGAAGAAGGCGACAGCGGATTTTGCCGCAAACCGTTCCTGACATTGCTGGGCCGGTATTTCGACACGTTGGGCCTGTCGGCCGACTGGGACACGCTGAAAGATGCGGAGGACGAGTTGCTGATCAATTCCCTTTCGATGATGTTGGAATTTGACCCCGAGGACAAACAAGCCTTGTTAGAAGCGCCATCGCTTGAAACGCGGCGCGAAACATTGGTGACGCTGATAGAATACGCCATGCGCGGCGGTCAGGAAGAAGGATTGATGCAATGACCAACACCGAAGTGCAGTTCGACCGCCGGATGCTTGAAGCGCTGATTTGCCCACGGACCCAAGCCACGCTGCGCTATGACGCGGAAAATCAGGAACTGGTGTCGAAAGAGGCCGGTCTGGCCTATCCGATCCGCAATGGCATTCCAGTGATGCTTGAAGATGAGGCGCGTATCCTCGACTGATCCTTTCAGATCAAAGCGGTTTGCCCTGCATCAGGCGCGGCAATTCCCCATTGAGACCAGCGGCCTCACGGATAAATCCACGCCGCAAACCCGGCAGGGCATTGACCGCTGCCATCCCCAGATCCCGCGCTGCGCGTAGTAATGGATTGTCGTTCGAAAACAGCTTGTTAAAGCTGTCCGTCGCCAGTGCCAGCGATGTGTTGTCAAAGCGGCGCCATTCCTGGTAGCGGGCCAATGCGGCGTCTGATCCGATGTCTTCACCGCGCTGCTGCGCTTCTGCGATCACCTCGGCCAAGGCAGCGACATCGCGCAGACCAGCGTTCAGTCCTTGCCCTGCAATCGGGTGCATCCCGTGGGCCGCATCCCCGACGAGCGCGACGCGAGGGGCAATCATTTCATGGGCCAGTGACAGGCCCAACGGATAGGTGAACCGCGCCCCGGCAAGCGAGATTTGACCAAGGAAACTGCCGAAGCGCGGGCGCAACACGTCGATATAATCGTCGTCCGGCAGGGCGTGAATCCGGGCGGCGTTCTGGGTTGTCTCACTCCAGACGATAGACGAACGGTTGCCCTTGAGCGGTAAGATCGCCAGCGGACCGGGCGGCATGAAAAACTGGTGTGCAACGCCATCGTGCGGCAATTCATGATCAATCGCGCAGACCAAGGCGGTTTGCCCGTAGCTTTGGACAACCCGTTTTATCCCGGCCCTTTCGCCGGTGCCGCTGCTGCGGCCATCTGCGCCGATCAGCAGACGCGCCCGCAAGGTTTTGCCGCTGTCCAACGTGACCGTGATACCATTTGCATCGACATCCTGCCCAACCACCCGTGTGCCGTTGATCTGGGTAAGGCCCGGCGTCGATTTCACCGCGTCCAAAAGGGCGCGGCGCAGGTGCCGATCCTCGACCATGTACCCCATCGGGCCTTCTTCGATTTCGGCATGATCAAACTGCATCACGAACGGCGAAGGGCCTTCGCCCGCGCGGCCATCGGTAACTTTGATCTCAAGCATCGGCTGCGCCTCATCGGCAATCACGGGCCATATCCCAAGCCCCTGCATCAACCGCATAGACGCCAAGGCCAGGGAATAGGACCGCCCGTCAAACTTTGCGTTCTTGCGCAGCTTGAGATCCAGCGCATCTATCACGGTGACCTTCAGGCCGATCTGCGCCAAAGCGAGTGCAAGCGCTGGCCCGTTCAGGCCACCGCCCACAATTGCGATATCGGTATCAAATGTCATGCCCTTAGATATGCGCGGCAGGTGGGGATTGTCCATGTGCCCAAGCGCCGCTACCGTCACCAAAAATCACGGAAGGGTAAGACCATGCAGGACTGGCTAATGATGACCGCCGCAGACTTGGGACGCGGGATTGCGGAAGGGCAGATTGATCCGGTGGCGCTGTGCCAGACCTATCTGGATGCCATTGATGCGCATCCCCTGCGGGATCGCATATATGCACGTGTGACGGCAGACCGGGCCTTGGCCGAGGCGCAGGCCGCATCGGAACGCGCCAAATCGGGGCATCGCCTGTCTGCGCTGGATGGTGTCCCGGTCTCTTGGAAGGATCTGTTTGATACCGCAGGTGTGGCAACAGAGGCCGGATCCAAACTGCTGGAAGGGCGGGTGCCGGACCGGGATGCGGTCGTCTTGCAAAACGCCACCGCTGCGGGTTTGGTTTGTCTGGGCAAAACCCACATGAGCGAGCTAGCCTTCTCGGGGCTTGGGCACAATCCCAGCACGGCAACGCCGCCATCCGTGAATGATCCAGACGGCGTGTCGGGTGGCTCATCCTCCGGCGCAGCGGCCTCAGTTGCTTTTGGTCTGGCCGCGGCGGGCATCGGGTCTGATACGGGCGGTTCGGTGCGCATCCCTGCGGCGTGGAATGACCTTGTTGGCCTCAAGACCACATCGGACCGGCTGACCCTCGAAGGGGTGGTGCCGCTCGCCCTAAGGTTTGACACGATTGGTCCGCTCTGCCGCTCGGTCGAGGACGCGAGCCTTTTGCTGGCCGCGCTGGAAGGGACCAAAGCCGCTGATCTGCATCACGCTGATATTGAGGGGCGTCGCTTTGCCCGCCTGACCACCGTTGCAATGGATGATCTGCGCGAGGCACCCGCCGCCGCCTATGCGGATGCGCTTGCCCGGCTCGAAGCGGCAGGCGCCATTATCGAGGATATCGATGTGCCGGAAGTGAACGAGGTGATGCCGCTCTCTGGCTGCCTTTACACAGCTGAGGCTTATGGATTGTGGCGGGATGTGATTGAGGCCAATCCGGAAAAAATGTTCTCCGAAATCCTTGAACGGTTCCTTTTGGGCAAAGGATTCTCCGGCCCCGATTACGTGGCCGCTTGGGCGACCTTACATGCGGCCCGCGAAGGGTTCTATGCCGCCACCGCCGGTTTTGACGCGGTGCTTCTACCAACCGCGCCGATCTTGCCGCCCAATCTTGCGCGGCTCACTCAGGACCACGATTACTATGTCTCGGAAAACCTTATGGCACTGCGCAACACCCGCATCGGCAACCTGATGGGCGGTTGTGCCCTGACCTTGCCAACGGGCACGCCGTCGTGCGGACTGATGATGATGGCCCCGCCAAATCACGAAGAACGGTTGCTGCGACTTGGTGCAGCGGTCGAAGAGGCGTTGGGATGACATTGGCGCAAATGCCACAAATAGCACCGTAATTTCCGGTAGTTCTGGACGTAATGGTGGGCCTTGGGTACTTTGAACAAAACGGGGCGTTAATGATCCCGACCTGAGGCAGTTTTGATGTTGTATCCTGAGCGGTTTTCGAACCTTCCGGCCCATGCGTGGCCGCGCCTGCGCGCCCTTCTGGACGTGCATCAAGGTGGTGGGCCGCTTATTCAAATGACCATCGGGGAACCCAAACACGCCTTTCCGGCGTGGGTTACAGATGTCATTTCGCAAAACGCTGCAGGGTTTAACCGCTATCCGCCCAACGATGGATCGCCAGAGTTGCGCGGTGCCATCACCGGCTGGATTGACCGGCGCTATGGCGTTGTCATGGACCCAGATACCGAAGTGATGGCCCTGAACGGCACGCGTGAGGGGCTTTACAACGCGGTCATGGCGGTTTGCCCCGAAACCAAGAATGGCGAGAAAACTGCCATCTTGATGCCGAACCCATTCTATCAGGTCTATATGATCGGTGCGATTTCTGGTGGTGCCGATCCGATCATGGTGCCCGCAACTGCGGAAACGGGGCATCTGCCGGACTATCACGCATTGCCCGAAGAAGTGCTGCGCCGGACCACGGCGGCCTACATTTGCTCACCCGCCAATCCACAGGGCGCTGTTGCGGATCGCGACTACTGGACCCGGCTGATTGATCTGGCCGAGACCTATGATTTCAAAATTCTAGCAGATGAATGCTACTCCGAGATCTATCGCGATACCCCGCCGACGGGCGCGATGGAGATGGTTCAGGCATTGGGCACTGACCGCAATCGCGTCGTGATTTTTCATTCGCTCAGCAAACGCTCCAATCTGCCGGGTTTGCGGTCCGGATTTGTGGCCAGCGGGCCAGACACGATCCGCGAGATCAAGCAGTTGCGCAACTATGCAGGCGCACCCTTGCCGCTGCCGCTGCAACAGGCCGCCGCCGCCGTCTGGAGCGATGAAGTGCATGTCGAAGAGAACCGCAGGCTCTATCAGGAAAAGTACCAACTGGCCGACCGCATTCTTGGCAATGTGCCGGGCTACGCCAGC
This window of the Sulfitobacter mediterraneus genome carries:
- a CDS encoding zinc-dependent alcohol dehydrogenase family protein, coding for MKQVIYETFGNPADVLKVVETPDMPLAEGQVRVKVLRAPINPSDLIQVSGNYGVKPPLPAIAGNEGLGRIVEGPGEGQLVLLPAGQGTWVSETVCDPRHLVPLPEGDLDQLSMLLVNPATAALLLTDYVDLKEGDWVIQSAANSAVGGYLVQLAKAKGINVVCVVRRESAIAGLKDLGADVVLVDSPDLARDVKAATGAKMKLAVDAVAGKTAGRLADTLEPGGTLVNYGGMSNEDSAIGAAALIFNNITVRGFWLVTWMNAADKATRAALYADLAGQIAKGTLYAPIDKHFTLDEIAEAAKYSWAGERNGKVMIAPNGV
- a CDS encoding exodeoxyribonuclease III, which produces MSFSLATWNINSVRLREPLVLRLLKEHGPDVLCLQECKSPVDKIPTEAFHAAGYTHMVARGQKGYNGVAILSRLPLEDVGDRDFAALGHARHVAAKLENGTTIHNFYVPAGGDKPDREINEKFGQKLDYLSEMRDWFHAENPEKSIMVGDLNIAPREDDVWDHKKLLKVVSHTPVEVEALAETQDAGKWVDITRQDIPQGNLYSWWSYRSPDWDAADKGRRLDHIWATQDISNAGHSSHVVRDVRGWQQPSDHAPVFATFDL
- the trxA gene encoding thioredoxin codes for the protein MMELNLSGAPDADLIKDSDEASFMQDVVEASQTTPIVVDFWAPWCGPCKTLGPQLEAAVKAAKGAVKMVKVNVDEAQMIAGQLQIQSIPTVYAFHKGQPIDGFQGAQPESEIKAFIDRVVKAAGGEAPGEQLDEAVAAAEEMLAEGAASDAAQTFAAILGEDPLHAAAYGGMVRSYLALDDLDHAEALLNGAPIEISKAPELEAAHAQLELARQAADAGPVAELTAAVEANPEDNHARFDLAQALYANGDAEGAVDHLLDIFKRDREWNDSAAKTQLFTIFDALKPNDPVVLNGRRKLSSMIFA
- a CDS encoding LON peptidase substrate-binding domain-containing protein, which translates into the protein MIKPTELPDTIAIFPLAGALLLPRSRLPLHIFEPRYLQMISDALKTDGRLIGMVQPNEVPGREGPGLQTIGCAGRITQFSETEDGRYMITLGGVSRFRVIQEVEGFTPYRRCDVSWDGFGRDLGKEEGDSGFCRKPFLTLLGRYFDTLGLSADWDTLKDAEDELLINSLSMMLEFDPEDKQALLEAPSLETRRETLVTLIEYAMRGGQEEGLMQ
- a CDS encoding Trm112 family protein, translated to MTNTEVQFDRRMLEALICPRTQATLRYDAENQELVSKEAGLAYPIRNGIPVMLEDEARILD
- a CDS encoding UbiH/UbiF/VisC/COQ6 family ubiquinone biosynthesis hydroxylase gives rise to the protein MTFDTDIAIVGGGLNGPALALALAQIGLKVTVIDALDLKLRKNAKFDGRSYSLALASMRLMQGLGIWPVIADEAQPMLEIKVTDGRAGEGPSPFVMQFDHAEIEEGPMGYMVEDRHLRRALLDAVKSTPGLTQINGTRVVGQDVDANGITVTLDSGKTLRARLLIGADGRSSGTGERAGIKRVVQSYGQTALVCAIDHELPHDGVAHQFFMPPGPLAILPLKGNRSSIVWSETTQNAARIHALPDDDYIDVLRPRFGSFLGQISLAGARFTYPLGLSLAHEMIAPRVALVGDAAHGMHPIAGQGLNAGLRDVAALAEVIAEAQQRGEDIGSDAALARYQEWRRFDNTSLALATDSFNKLFSNDNPLLRAARDLGMAAVNALPGLRRGFIREAAGLNGELPRLMQGKPL
- a CDS encoding amidase — protein: MQDWLMMTAADLGRGIAEGQIDPVALCQTYLDAIDAHPLRDRIYARVTADRALAEAQAASERAKSGHRLSALDGVPVSWKDLFDTAGVATEAGSKLLEGRVPDRDAVVLQNATAAGLVCLGKTHMSELAFSGLGHNPSTATPPSVNDPDGVSGGSSSGAAASVAFGLAAAGIGSDTGGSVRIPAAWNDLVGLKTTSDRLTLEGVVPLALRFDTIGPLCRSVEDASLLLAALEGTKAADLHHADIEGRRFARLTTVAMDDLREAPAAAYADALARLEAAGAIIEDIDVPEVNEVMPLSGCLYTAEAYGLWRDVIEANPEKMFSEILERFLLGKGFSGPDYVAAWATLHAAREGFYAATAGFDAVLLPTAPILPPNLARLTQDHDYYVSENLMALRNTRIGNLMGGCALTLPTGTPSCGLMMMAPPNHEERLLRLGAAVEEALG
- a CDS encoding aminotransferase class I/II-fold pyridoxal phosphate-dependent enzyme, with protein sequence MLYPERFSNLPAHAWPRLRALLDVHQGGGPLIQMTIGEPKHAFPAWVTDVISQNAAGFNRYPPNDGSPELRGAITGWIDRRYGVVMDPDTEVMALNGTREGLYNAVMAVCPETKNGEKTAILMPNPFYQVYMIGAISGGADPIMVPATAETGHLPDYHALPEEVLRRTTAAYICSPANPQGAVADRDYWTRLIDLAETYDFKILADECYSEIYRDTPPTGAMEMVQALGTDRNRVVIFHSLSKRSNLPGLRSGFVASGPDTIREIKQLRNYAGAPLPLPLQQAAAAVWSDEVHVEENRRLYQEKYQLADRILGNVPGYASPDAGFFLWLPVEDDEKAALKLWRETGVKVLPGGYLAQDVNGENPGKTYIRVALVAPKEETARGLELIRDCLYSA